One genomic region from Cellulomonas hominis encodes:
- the cas3 gene encoding CRISPR-associated helicase Cas3' → MALARRIVAPRVDKPDGGAGSATGHTRWCTVLTLATTWAKSWPYDGEVEQWSPLWRHLDDAGDVAGLLFDRWLPPAVRDHLAAGAGGDPDRARRLLVWIAGVHDVGKATPAFAVQVRRLAARMERAGLRIGPAVQTDRSLLRHEIAGAAILDRWLRDRGDWSRRARRQVTGLVAGHHGSFPELSRITTAPRRPDLLGSGPWVEVQDALLDRAAERAGVDPADSSWSSLLLPQTVQMLLAGTVVMADWIASGDAFPLLDVDDVPAPPPAGAPNPRAEAGLRAVRLGRRWVPGPHPDDAGEWFRARFPWATAGPRPVQRAVAVLADEMTAPGLMIVEAPMGVGKTEAAFLAAETLARRTGATGCFVALPTQATSNAMFGRMLDWLERVPDESGAHAQSVALVHGKAALNDDLAALPFGVELRAPVYDDTGPHRARNGTVRPAVGEWTRGRKQAALSSFVVGTIDQVLFAALRARHTMLRHLSLVGKVVVIDEVHAADVYMSTFLDRALEWLGASGTPVVLMSATLPGARRADLYRAYERGRSGEATTGGTDELTGDIGYPCAVVTGEHGPRVHALPRGDDSRTVHVHRLTDDLPALGDLLADRLRDGGCAVVVRNTVRRAQETARYVAEILGADDVSVAHAGFLSVDRVATDRRLLEQFGPPGPGALRPQRHVVVATQVVEQSLDVDFDLMVTDVVPVDLLLQRLGRLHRHRRGTVESDRPAPLREAHAYVTGADWSTTPPAPERGTRAVYGTWLPWAGLAVLGTHLDGQPLRLPDDIAPLVQAAYADDVPVPDDWREPATTARDEFRRRQAERERAAAPFTIAPVRAAGTDLYDGARFSAGVVDEDSLQAQGFVRDGSDSIEVVVVQRGDDGVDRIPDWVPGGGEMLPLRAHPVPRDLARTLARCTLRLPYALCRPGVAERVIASLEQDYFEGWQRTPLLSGQLALVLDDDRSARLADHHLHYDLTLGLVVADDRPPTDHLVPKAPEAP, encoded by the coding sequence ATGGCGCTCGCCCGCCGGATCGTGGCGCCTCGGGTAGACAAGCCGGATGGGGGAGCTGGCTCAGCGACCGGTCACACGCGGTGGTGCACCGTGCTGACGCTTGCGACGACGTGGGCGAAATCCTGGCCCTACGACGGTGAGGTGGAGCAGTGGAGCCCGCTGTGGCGCCACCTCGACGACGCGGGCGACGTCGCCGGGCTGCTGTTCGACCGGTGGCTGCCGCCCGCCGTGCGGGACCACCTCGCCGCGGGGGCGGGTGGCGACCCCGACCGGGCGCGCCGGCTCCTCGTGTGGATCGCGGGAGTGCACGACGTCGGCAAGGCCACGCCGGCCTTCGCGGTCCAGGTCCGACGCCTCGCCGCACGCATGGAACGGGCCGGGCTCCGGATCGGCCCGGCCGTGCAGACCGACCGGAGCCTGCTCCGGCACGAGATCGCCGGCGCCGCGATCCTCGACCGCTGGCTCCGCGACCGCGGCGACTGGTCGCGCCGCGCGCGTCGGCAGGTCACGGGCCTGGTCGCCGGTCACCACGGGTCGTTCCCGGAGCTGTCCCGCATCACCACCGCGCCCCGCCGGCCGGACCTGCTGGGATCGGGGCCCTGGGTCGAGGTCCAGGACGCGTTGCTGGACCGCGCCGCCGAGCGCGCGGGTGTCGACCCGGCCGACTCGTCGTGGTCCTCGCTGCTGCTCCCCCAGACGGTGCAGATGCTCCTGGCGGGGACCGTCGTCATGGCGGACTGGATCGCCTCGGGCGACGCGTTCCCGTTGCTCGACGTCGACGACGTCCCCGCGCCCCCACCGGCCGGCGCGCCGAACCCGCGCGCGGAGGCAGGGTTGCGCGCGGTGCGGCTCGGCCGCCGTTGGGTGCCGGGGCCGCATCCGGACGACGCCGGCGAGTGGTTCCGCGCGCGGTTCCCCTGGGCGACCGCCGGACCACGACCCGTCCAGCGCGCGGTCGCCGTGCTCGCCGACGAGATGACGGCGCCCGGCCTCATGATCGTCGAGGCGCCGATGGGGGTCGGGAAGACGGAGGCGGCGTTCCTCGCGGCCGAGACGCTCGCCCGGCGCACCGGCGCGACGGGGTGCTTCGTCGCGCTCCCCACGCAGGCGACGTCGAACGCGATGTTCGGGCGGATGCTCGACTGGCTGGAGCGCGTACCCGACGAGTCGGGGGCGCACGCGCAATCCGTGGCGCTCGTCCACGGCAAGGCCGCCCTGAACGACGACCTGGCCGCCCTGCCGTTCGGCGTCGAGCTCCGGGCCCCGGTGTACGACGACACCGGACCGCACCGCGCCAGGAACGGAACGGTCCGCCCGGCCGTCGGCGAGTGGACGCGCGGGCGCAAGCAGGCGGCGCTGAGCAGCTTCGTCGTCGGCACGATCGACCAGGTCCTGTTCGCGGCCCTGCGCGCCCGGCACACGATGCTCCGGCACCTGTCGCTCGTCGGAAAGGTCGTCGTCATCGACGAGGTGCACGCCGCCGACGTCTACATGTCCACGTTCCTGGACCGGGCCCTCGAGTGGCTCGGCGCCTCGGGGACCCCCGTGGTCCTGATGTCCGCGACCCTGCCGGGGGCGCGCCGCGCGGACCTCTACCGGGCCTACGAGCGGGGAAGGTCCGGCGAGGCCACGACCGGGGGAACCGACGAGCTCACGGGCGACATCGGCTACCCCTGCGCGGTCGTCACCGGCGAGCACGGCCCCCGCGTGCACGCGCTGCCTCGCGGGGACGACAGCCGCACCGTCCACGTGCACCGCCTCACCGACGACCTGCCGGCGCTCGGCGACCTGCTCGCCGACCGGCTACGTGACGGCGGCTGCGCGGTCGTGGTGCGGAACACCGTCCGCCGCGCGCAGGAGACCGCCCGGTACGTCGCGGAGATCCTGGGCGCCGACGACGTCTCCGTCGCGCACGCGGGCTTCCTCTCCGTGGACCGCGTGGCGACCGACCGCCGGTTGCTGGAGCAGTTCGGGCCACCCGGGCCCGGGGCTCTTCGGCCGCAGCGCCACGTCGTCGTCGCGACGCAGGTGGTGGAGCAGTCGCTCGACGTCGACTTCGACCTCATGGTCACCGACGTCGTCCCGGTCGACCTGCTCCTGCAGCGCCTCGGCCGCCTCCACCGGCACCGGCGCGGCACCGTCGAGTCGGACCGGCCCGCGCCGCTCCGCGAGGCGCACGCGTACGTCACCGGCGCGGACTGGTCCACCACCCCGCCCGCGCCGGAACGCGGCACCCGGGCCGTCTACGGGACGTGGCTCCCGTGGGCCGGGCTCGCGGTGCTCGGGACGCACCTCGACGGACAGCCACTGCGGCTACCCGACGACATCGCGCCGCTGGTGCAGGCGGCCTACGCGGACGACGTGCCCGTGCCGGACGACTGGCGAGAGCCGGCCACCACCGCGCGTGACGAGTTCAGGCGCCGGCAGGCTGAGCGCGAGCGGGCGGCCGCCCCGTTCACGATCGCCCCGGTGCGGGCCGCCGGCACGGACCTGTACGACGGCGCCCGGTTTTCCGCCGGGGTGGTCGACGAAGACTCCCTGCAGGCACAGGGCTTCGTCCGCGACGGATCCGACTCGATCGAGGTCGTCGTCGTGCAGCGCGGGGACGACGGGGTGGACCGCATCCCCGACTGGGTGCCCGGCGGCGGCGAGATGCTGCCGCTGCGCGCACATCCCGTGCCTCGGGACCTGGCCCGGACGCTGGCGCGGTGCACGCTGCGGCTGCCGTACGCGCTGTGCCGACCTGGTGTCGCCGAGCGGGTCATCGCGTCCCTGGAGCAGGACTACTTCGAGGGGTGGCAGCGCACGCCGCTGCTCTCCGGACAGCTCGCCCTCGTCCTCGACGACGACCGCAGCGCCCGGCTCGCCGACCACCACCTGCACTACGACCTGACGCTCGGGCTGGTGGTGGCCGACGACCGGCCGCCCACCGATCACCTCGTGCCGAAAGCCCCGGAGGCCCCATGA
- a CDS encoding VOC family protein yields MTPHLDLIGLVAADLPRTLAFYRALGVDLPPEADAAPRVEVTLPGGIRLAWDTVEVVRSFDPGWQPPAGGHRVALAFACADPAEVDATYARMVDAGFAGHLAPWDAVWGQRYAVLHDPDGTAVDLFAPTA; encoded by the coding sequence ATGACACCGCACCTGGACCTGATCGGCCTCGTCGCCGCCGACCTGCCCCGCACCCTCGCGTTCTACCGGGCGCTCGGCGTCGACCTCCCGCCGGAGGCCGACGCCGCCCCGCGCGTCGAGGTCACCCTGCCCGGCGGGATCCGCCTGGCCTGGGACACCGTCGAGGTGGTGCGCTCGTTCGACCCGGGCTGGCAGCCGCCGGCCGGCGGGCACCGCGTGGCGCTGGCGTTCGCGTGCGCGGACCCCGCCGAGGTCGACGCGACCTACGCGCGGATGGTGGACGCCGGGTTCGCCGGGCACCTCGCGCCGTGGGACGCGGTCTGGGGCCAGCGGTACGCGGTGCTGCACGACCCGGACGGGACCGCGGTGGACCTGTTCGCGCCGACCGCCTGA
- a CDS encoding LacI family DNA-binding transcriptional regulator, protein MARLAGVSVGTVSNVLNRPDRVAQATRDRVLDAIQRLSFVPNASARQLRAGTITTVGAIVLDIRNPFFTEAARGVEDRLALADHTLMLASSDDDPEREARYLRLFEEHGVSGLLVVPTGDDLGPLLALAGRGVHTVLLDMPSPTDAISSVAVDDVAGGRMAGEHLLDLGHREILMLNGPHAIRQCRDRLAGLHRAVERRGLDPDVVVREVRIPSLDAGGAATAFAALLDEDPAPRAVFCVNDLVAVGVQREIRRRRPELLGRTAIVGYDDIEIAAELATPLTSVRQPAYEVGYRAADLLLSRDADGNPVRDHVVFQPELVVRSSSVLA, encoded by the coding sequence GTGGCCCGACTCGCCGGCGTCTCCGTCGGCACCGTGTCCAACGTGTTGAATCGACCCGACCGGGTCGCCCAGGCCACGCGCGACCGCGTGCTCGACGCGATCCAGCGGCTCTCGTTCGTCCCCAACGCCTCCGCCCGCCAGCTGCGCGCCGGCACGATCACGACCGTCGGGGCGATCGTCCTCGACATCCGGAACCCGTTCTTCACGGAGGCCGCCCGCGGCGTCGAGGACCGCCTGGCGCTCGCCGACCACACCCTCATGCTCGCGTCCAGCGACGACGACCCCGAGCGCGAGGCCCGCTACCTGCGGCTGTTCGAGGAGCACGGCGTCTCCGGCCTGCTGGTCGTCCCCACCGGCGACGACCTCGGCCCGCTGCTCGCGCTCGCCGGCCGTGGCGTGCACACCGTGCTGCTCGACATGCCCTCCCCCACGGACGCGATCTCCTCGGTCGCGGTCGACGACGTCGCGGGCGGGCGGATGGCGGGCGAGCACCTGCTCGACCTCGGGCACCGCGAGATCCTCATGCTCAACGGCCCGCACGCGATCCGGCAGTGCCGCGACCGCCTCGCCGGCCTGCACCGCGCCGTGGAGCGCCGCGGCCTCGACCCCGACGTGGTCGTGCGGGAGGTCCGCATCCCGTCGCTGGACGCCGGCGGCGCGGCCACGGCGTTCGCGGCGCTGCTGGACGAGGACCCCGCGCCGCGCGCCGTGTTCTGCGTCAACGACCTCGTGGCCGTCGGGGTGCAGCGGGAGATCCGCCGGCGCCGCCCCGAGCTGCTCGGCCGGACCGCCATCGTCGGGTACGACGACATCGAGATCGCCGCCGAGCTGGCGACGCCGCTGACCTCGGTGCGGCAGCCCGCGTACGAGGTGGGCTACCGGGCGGCCGATCTGCTGCTGTCCCGGGACGCCGACGGCAACCCCGTGCGGGACCACGTGGTGTTCCAGCCGGAGCTGGTGGTGCGGTCCTCGAGCGTGCTCGCGTGA
- a CDS encoding serine hydrolase domain-containing protein → MSESATRPPVGIATVVVDPRDGVAVRVEGLADATTGRPLTAGTPMHLCSAAKAVAAVVVLRLAERGVLDLDADVRDLVPVEVTAPGAAGPSLRDLLAHRGGVADPDGAFEPGAGPAPATADVVAGRTAAHPGRVRVTAAPGTGFAYSDAGYCLVELAVEAATGQAFADVVHREVAEPLGLRSTAVWAGEPGDPATPRGAAVARIAASAAAGHRPDGSRVPGERLHYAGLAASSLWSTPEEAGVLLADLVRCWSGSGGGVLLGPDEVAAMLDDAGEPGVGRGVFVLGSAERPCVMTQGWGDGFQGQLRGYPAAGGGVAVLVNQNPGVPQPESVVGRTVAALAGERGWAAV, encoded by the coding sequence ATGTCCGAGTCCGCCACCCGCCCGCCCGTCGGGATCGCGACCGTCGTCGTGGACCCGCGCGACGGCGTCGCCGTCCGCGTCGAGGGGCTGGCCGACGCCACCACCGGGCGGCCGCTCACCGCGGGGACCCCGATGCACCTGTGCTCGGCGGCCAAGGCCGTCGCCGCGGTCGTCGTCCTCCGGTTGGCGGAGCGCGGGGTGCTGGACCTCGACGCGGACGTCCGCGACCTCGTGCCTGTCGAGGTCACCGCACCCGGGGCGGCCGGGCCGTCGCTGCGCGACCTGCTCGCGCACCGCGGCGGCGTCGCAGACCCGGACGGCGCGTTCGAGCCGGGCGCCGGCCCCGCTCCCGCCACCGCGGACGTCGTCGCGGGGCGGACCGCCGCGCACCCCGGCCGGGTCCGGGTGACCGCGGCGCCCGGGACCGGGTTCGCCTACTCCGACGCCGGGTACTGCCTGGTCGAGCTCGCGGTGGAGGCGGCGACCGGGCAGGCGTTCGCGGACGTCGTGCACCGGGAGGTGGCGGAGCCGCTCGGCCTGCGGTCGACGGCCGTGTGGGCCGGGGAGCCGGGCGACCCGGCGACACCCCGGGGCGCCGCCGTCGCGCGGATCGCCGCGTCGGCCGCCGCCGGGCACCGGCCCGACGGGAGCCGCGTGCCCGGGGAGCGGCTGCACTACGCCGGGCTCGCGGCGTCCAGCCTGTGGTCCACGCCGGAGGAGGCCGGGGTGCTGCTCGCGGACCTGGTGCGGTGCTGGTCGGGGTCGGGCGGCGGCGTGCTGCTCGGGCCGGACGAGGTCGCGGCGATGCTGGACGACGCCGGCGAGCCGGGCGTCGGGCGCGGGGTGTTCGTGCTGGGGTCCGCCGAGCGGCCCTGCGTCATGACGCAGGGCTGGGGCGACGGGTTCCAGGGCCAGCTGCGCGGGTACCCCGCCGCGGGCGGCGGCGTCGCCGTGCTCGTGAACCAGAACCCGGGGGTGCCGCAGCCGGAGTCGGTGGTGGGGCGGACGGTCGCCGCGCTCGCAGGGGAGCGCGGGTGGGCGGCGGTGTGA
- the casA gene encoding type I-E CRISPR-associated protein Cse1/CasA, translated as MTEQAYSLLDEPWIPCLTVDGATVEVSLLDLFHRAPDLRRVVGDLPTQGFALLRLALAVLHRAVDGPADEDAWHDLWEAGGPPVSQIEAYLRGHADRFDLFHDKTPFLQVAGLHTAKGEFFGLERLIADVPAGHRFFSTRAGRGLASISPAEAARWLVHAQAYDVSGIKSHFIGDPRGKGGKVYPLGLGWAGYLGGMAVEGETLWETLLLNLVPLSLPDLVESGPADRAAWEADPPGPEPSPDVAGRPYGPVDLLTWPSRRMLLRREGDGVTGVLIGYGDPLTPQNQHLREPMTAWRRSEAQEKKLGMPLVYMPLEHDPSRALWRGLAAILPNVAPRGRDDDKPPRVTAGVVAWAGRALERPAPVTLHAVGMVYGSNNSVVDDVVDDRLTVRLDLLADGSAAAQGMVVDAVAATDAAVLALRNLASNLVRAAGGTDARLVDGARARAAEQAYGALDQPFRSWLSTLGADSDVDAARTEWHDRARRTIDGLGQALVDAAGPAAWVGREVSGRRVTAPEAHAWFHAALLAALPRPPRTQEAPHD; from the coding sequence ATGACCGAGCAGGCGTACTCGCTCCTCGACGAGCCCTGGATCCCGTGCCTCACGGTCGACGGAGCGACGGTCGAGGTGTCGCTGCTGGACCTGTTCCACAGGGCCCCTGACCTCCGGCGGGTCGTCGGCGACCTCCCGACCCAGGGCTTCGCCCTCCTGCGCCTCGCGCTCGCCGTGCTGCACCGCGCGGTGGACGGCCCCGCGGACGAGGACGCCTGGCACGACCTGTGGGAGGCGGGCGGCCCGCCGGTGTCGCAGATCGAGGCGTACCTGCGCGGCCACGCGGACCGGTTCGACCTGTTCCACGACAAGACGCCGTTCCTGCAGGTCGCCGGCCTGCACACGGCAAAGGGCGAGTTCTTCGGCCTCGAGCGGCTGATCGCCGACGTGCCTGCAGGACATCGGTTCTTCTCGACGCGGGCCGGACGTGGGCTCGCGTCGATCAGCCCGGCCGAGGCCGCGCGGTGGCTGGTGCACGCGCAGGCGTACGACGTGAGCGGGATCAAGTCGCACTTCATCGGCGACCCGCGGGGCAAGGGCGGCAAGGTCTACCCGCTCGGCCTCGGGTGGGCGGGATACCTCGGAGGGATGGCCGTCGAGGGCGAGACGCTCTGGGAGACCCTGCTGCTGAACCTCGTGCCGCTGAGCCTGCCGGACCTGGTGGAGTCCGGCCCGGCGGACCGTGCGGCCTGGGAGGCCGACCCGCCCGGCCCGGAACCCTCGCCCGACGTCGCGGGACGCCCGTACGGCCCGGTGGACCTGCTCACCTGGCCGAGCCGCCGGATGCTGCTCCGCCGCGAGGGCGACGGCGTGACCGGCGTGCTCATCGGCTACGGCGACCCCCTGACCCCGCAGAACCAGCACCTGCGGGAGCCGATGACCGCCTGGCGGCGCAGCGAGGCGCAGGAGAAGAAGCTCGGCATGCCGCTCGTGTACATGCCGCTGGAGCACGACCCGAGCCGTGCTCTGTGGCGCGGGCTCGCGGCGATCCTGCCGAACGTGGCGCCGCGCGGCCGCGACGACGACAAGCCTCCGCGCGTCACCGCGGGCGTCGTCGCGTGGGCGGGTCGCGCGCTGGAGCGCCCCGCCCCGGTCACGCTGCACGCGGTCGGCATGGTCTACGGGTCGAACAACTCGGTGGTCGACGACGTCGTGGACGACCGGCTGACCGTCCGCCTCGACCTGCTCGCCGACGGTTCGGCCGCCGCGCAGGGCATGGTCGTCGACGCGGTCGCCGCGACCGACGCCGCGGTGCTCGCGCTGCGCAACCTCGCCTCGAACCTCGTGCGCGCTGCGGGCGGAACCGACGCCCGACTCGTCGACGGCGCCCGCGCCCGCGCCGCGGAGCAGGCGTACGGGGCGCTCGACCAGCCCTTCCGGTCCTGGCTGTCGACGCTCGGCGCCGACTCCGACGTCGATGCCGCGCGCACCGAGTGGCACGACCGCGCCCGACGCACGATCGACGGGCTGGGTCAGGCACTCGTCGACGCCGCGGGTCCGGCCGCCTGGGTCGGACGTGAAGTGTCCGGGCGGCGCGTCACCGCACCCGAGGCGCACGCCTGGTTCCACGCGGCACTCCTCGCCGCACTCCCCCGTCCCCCGCGCACCCAGGAGGCGCCGCATGACTGA
- a CDS encoding ATP-dependent Clp protease ATP-binding subunit — MFERFTDRARRVVVLAQEEARMLNHNYIGTEHILLGLIHEGEGVAAKALESLNISLDAVRAQVQEIIGEGQQAPSGHIPFTPRAKKVLELSLREALQLGHNYIGTEHILLGLIREGEGVAAQVLGKLGADLNRVRQQVIQLLSGYQGKEPVAAGGPQEGQPSGSAVLDQFGRNLTQAAREGKLDPVIGREKEIERVMQVLSRRTKNNPVLIGEPGVGKTAVVEGLAQDIVRGDVPETLKDKQLYTLDLGALVAGSRYRGDFEERLKKVLKEIRTRGDIILFIDEIHTLVGAGAAEGAIDAASILKPMLARGELQTVGATTLDEYRKYVEKDPALERRFQPIQVSEPNLQHAIEILKGLRDRYEAHHRVSITDGALVAAATLADRYVNDRFLPDKAIDLVDEAGARLRIRRMTAPPELRELDEQIAETRRDKESAIDEQDFEKAARLRDQEKQLGLKRQEKEKAWKSGDLDAVAEVDEELIAEVLALATGIPVFKLTEEESSRLLHMEDELHKRVVGQESAIKALSQAIRRTRAGLKDPKRPGGSFIFAGPTGVGKTELAKALAEFLFGDEDALIQLDMSEFSEKHTVSRLFGSPPGYVGYDEGGQLTEKVRRKPFSVVLFDEVEKAHADIFNSLLQILEDGRLTDSQGRVVDFKNTVIIMTTNLGTRDIAKGVQTGFQAGGDLSTSYERMKAKVNDELKTHFRPEFLNRVDDVVVFPQLSQPEIFAIVDLMIAKLDARLRDKDMGIELTEAAKKLLSEKGYDPVLGARPLRRAIQREIEDALSEKILFGELHAGQQIVVDAHGEGILGEFVFRGEERSSRPKEPVAAGARTAGTPGSGTDVPPAPPIASSGDGGTGLMPA, encoded by the coding sequence ATGTTCGAGAGATTCACGGACCGAGCCCGTCGCGTGGTCGTCCTCGCCCAGGAAGAGGCGCGGATGCTCAACCACAACTACATCGGCACCGAGCACATCCTCCTGGGTCTCATCCACGAGGGGGAGGGTGTCGCGGCCAAGGCGCTCGAGTCGCTGAACATCTCGCTCGACGCGGTGCGCGCCCAGGTGCAGGAGATCATCGGCGAGGGCCAGCAGGCGCCGAGCGGGCACATCCCGTTCACGCCGCGCGCCAAGAAGGTGCTGGAGCTGTCGCTGCGCGAGGCGCTGCAGCTCGGCCACAACTACATCGGGACCGAGCACATCCTGCTCGGCCTCATCCGCGAGGGCGAGGGCGTCGCGGCCCAGGTGCTCGGCAAGCTCGGCGCCGACCTGAACCGCGTCCGCCAGCAGGTCATCCAGCTGCTGTCCGGCTACCAGGGCAAGGAGCCCGTGGCCGCCGGCGGCCCGCAGGAGGGCCAGCCGTCCGGCTCCGCCGTCCTCGACCAGTTCGGCCGCAACCTGACGCAGGCCGCGCGCGAGGGCAAGCTCGACCCGGTCATCGGGCGCGAGAAGGAGATCGAGCGGGTCATGCAGGTGCTGTCCCGCCGCACCAAGAACAACCCGGTGCTGATCGGCGAGCCCGGCGTCGGCAAGACGGCCGTCGTCGAGGGCCTGGCCCAGGACATCGTCCGCGGCGACGTGCCGGAGACGCTGAAGGACAAGCAGCTCTACACGCTCGACCTCGGCGCCCTGGTGGCCGGCTCCCGGTACCGCGGCGACTTCGAGGAGCGCCTGAAGAAGGTGCTCAAGGAGATCCGCACCCGCGGCGACATCATCCTGTTCATCGACGAGATCCACACCCTCGTGGGTGCGGGTGCCGCCGAGGGCGCGATCGACGCCGCGAGCATCCTCAAGCCGATGCTGGCCCGCGGCGAGCTGCAGACCGTCGGCGCGACGACCCTGGACGAGTACCGCAAGTACGTGGAGAAGGACCCGGCCCTCGAGCGCCGGTTCCAGCCCATCCAGGTCTCCGAGCCGAACCTGCAGCACGCCATCGAGATCCTCAAGGGTCTGCGCGACCGGTACGAGGCGCACCACCGCGTCTCGATCACCGACGGCGCCCTCGTGGCCGCCGCCACCCTGGCCGACCGGTACGTCAACGACCGGTTCCTGCCGGACAAGGCGATCGACCTGGTCGACGAGGCCGGCGCCCGCCTGCGCATCCGCCGCATGACGGCCCCGCCGGAGCTGCGCGAGCTCGACGAGCAGATCGCCGAGACGCGCCGCGACAAGGAGTCGGCCATCGACGAGCAGGACTTCGAGAAGGCCGCGCGCCTGCGCGACCAGGAGAAGCAGCTCGGGCTGAAGCGCCAGGAGAAGGAGAAGGCCTGGAAGTCCGGCGACCTGGACGCGGTCGCGGAGGTGGACGAGGAGCTCATCGCCGAGGTGCTGGCGCTGGCCACCGGCATCCCGGTGTTCAAGCTCACCGAGGAGGAGTCGAGCCGCCTGCTCCACATGGAGGACGAGCTGCACAAGCGGGTCGTCGGCCAGGAGTCGGCGATCAAGGCGCTCTCGCAGGCGATCCGCCGCACCCGCGCCGGCCTCAAGGACCCGAAGCGTCCCGGTGGCTCGTTCATCTTCGCCGGCCCCACGGGCGTCGGGAAGACCGAGCTCGCCAAGGCGCTCGCGGAGTTCCTGTTCGGGGACGAGGACGCGCTGATCCAGCTCGACATGTCCGAGTTCTCGGAGAAGCACACCGTGTCGCGGCTGTTCGGCTCGCCCCCCGGGTACGTCGGGTACGACGAGGGCGGTCAGCTCACCGAGAAGGTGCGCCGCAAGCCGTTCTCGGTCGTCCTGTTCGACGAGGTCGAGAAGGCGCACGCGGACATCTTCAACTCGCTGCTGCAGATCCTCGAGGACGGTCGCCTGACCGACTCGCAGGGCCGGGTGGTCGACTTCAAGAACACCGTGATCATCATGACCACCAACCTCGGCACCCGGGACATCGCCAAGGGCGTCCAGACCGGCTTCCAGGCCGGCGGCGACCTGTCGACGTCGTACGAGCGCATGAAGGCGAAGGTCAACGACGAGCTCAAGACGCACTTCCGTCCGGAGTTCCTCAACCGCGTCGACGACGTGGTCGTCTTCCCGCAGCTCTCGCAGCCGGAGATCTTCGCGATCGTCGACCTGATGATCGCGAAGCTCGACGCCCGCCTGCGGGACAAGGACATGGGCATCGAGCTCACCGAGGCGGCCAAGAAGCTGCTCTCGGAGAAGGGCTACGACCCGGTCCTGGGCGCCCGGCCGCTGCGCCGCGCGATCCAGCGGGAGATCGAGGACGCGCTGTCCGAGAAGATCCTGTTCGGCGAGCTGCACGCGGGTCAGCAGATCGTCGTGGACGCGCACGGCGAGGGCATCCTCGGCGAGTTCGTCTTCCGCGGCGAGGAGCGCAGCTCCCGTCCGAAGGAGCCGGTGGCCGCCGGTGCGCGCACGGCCGGGACGCCGGGCTCCGGCACGGACGTCCCGCCGGCGCCGCCGATCGCGTCGTCCGGCGACGGCGGCACGGGCCTCATGCCCGCCTGA
- a CDS encoding LacI family DNA-binding transcriptional regulator, translating to MAGQVTLSDVAREAGVSLATASRALNGSANRTVGAELRQRVQAAATRLRYSPDGIAQAMARGRTTSLGLVVHDVADPYFAAIAAGVTEAADEAGLMVTLASTRHDPEREVEIVRLLERQRARAVILAGARQGDEATEAAVRAALDAFRSVGGTVAVIGQDTLGTDAVVVGNREGAADLVRALHGRGYRRFAVLGGPERHATAADRRAGFVEALAELGCPPPRHVAGDLTRDGGYAAMGRLLADRGDAEVVLAANDVMAVGALAAARDAGVSVPGDLAVAGFDDIETLRDVTPGLTTVRLPLAHIGAVATRLVLQPPSADPSLVPVPGEVVLRQSTPGR from the coding sequence ATGGCCGGACAGGTGACGCTCAGCGACGTGGCCCGGGAGGCCGGCGTCTCGCTCGCGACCGCGTCCCGCGCGCTGAACGGCAGCGCGAACCGCACCGTCGGCGCCGAGCTGCGCCAGCGCGTGCAGGCGGCTGCGACCCGGCTGCGGTACTCGCCGGACGGGATCGCGCAGGCGATGGCCCGCGGGCGGACGACGTCGCTCGGCCTGGTCGTGCACGACGTCGCCGACCCGTACTTCGCCGCGATCGCCGCCGGCGTCACCGAGGCGGCGGACGAGGCGGGCCTCATGGTCACGCTCGCCTCGACCCGGCACGACCCGGAGCGCGAGGTGGAGATCGTCCGGCTGCTGGAGCGGCAGCGTGCCCGGGCGGTCATCCTCGCCGGCGCGCGGCAGGGCGACGAGGCCACCGAGGCCGCTGTCCGGGCGGCGCTCGACGCCTTCCGGTCGGTCGGCGGCACCGTCGCGGTCATCGGCCAGGACACCCTCGGCACGGACGCCGTCGTCGTGGGCAACCGCGAGGGAGCCGCCGACCTGGTCCGGGCGCTGCACGGCCGGGGCTACCGGCGGTTCGCGGTGCTCGGCGGGCCCGAGCGGCACGCCACCGCCGCCGACCGGCGCGCCGGGTTCGTCGAGGCGCTCGCCGAGCTGGGCTGCCCCCCGCCGCGGCACGTGGCCGGGGACCTCACCCGCGACGGCGGGTACGCCGCGATGGGCCGGCTGCTCGCCGACCGCGGGGACGCCGAGGTCGTGCTGGCCGCGAACGACGTCATGGCCGTCGGCGCGCTCGCCGCCGCGCGGGACGCCGGGGTCTCCGTGCCGGGCGACCTGGCCGTGGCCGGCTTCGACGACATCGAGACGCTGCGCGACGTAACGCCCGGGCTGACCACCGTCCGGCTGCCGCTCGCGCACATCGGCGCGGTCGCGACCCGGCTCGTGCTCCAGCCGCCGTCCGCGGACCCGTCCCTGGTGCCGGTGCCGGGCGAGGTCGTCCTCCGGCAGTCGACCCCCGGCCGCTGA